The window AGACGATCAACGGTCTCTACAAGACCGAGGTCATTCGGCGCAACGGTCCGTGGAGGAACATCGAACAGGTCGAGTTCGCGACACTGGAGTGGGTCGACTGGTGGAATAACCGTCGGCTGCTCAGCTCGATCGGGGACATCCCGCC is drawn from Deltaproteobacteria bacterium and contains these coding sequences:
- a CDS encoding IS3 family transposase: TINGLYKTEVIRRNGPWRNIEQVEFATLEWVDWWNNRRLLSSIGDIPPVELEAKYYAGREEAPVMEAGLN